Within Caproicibacterium argilliputei, the genomic segment ACCGGCGCTCTGCAGGGCTTCCTGTGCGGTTTTGGCAATATCTGGTATCACCTGCTGCCATGCGCGCTGTGCGCCCGTGGGCACATACGCCTGCCCAAGAATGTGATTTTCATGGTCTACCACACCGGCTTTGATACCGGTGCCGCCAATGTCGATGCCGAAACGCAGAAGGGTGGTTTCCATATTAAAATACTCCTTTTCCTGTCACGCCGCCCGTGGGCAGGCAGGTGTTTTCCGGCGGCACGGTTGTGCGAAGCAGCGTGCCGGTGCCGCTGATCCGGTAGCTGCCGCTGTCCGCGGGCAAAAACAGGCTTTCGCCCTGTACGAACGGAACTGTTTCATTGCCGCAGGTGACGCTGCCGCTGCCCTTGACCGCGAGCAGGGAGTGAAAAGTGGAGCCGTCCGTCTGACCGGCAGTTTCGCCGCCGGTCAGCTGCAGGACATCCGTTACAAAGGAATCACAGCAGCCCAGATGACCGCCAAAGTTGTAATCCGTGCGTGCCGGCTCCGTGCGTGTCACATCCAGCGCTTTCTGCACGTGCAGCTGGCGCGGTTTGCCGTCTGTGCCGACACGGTTGTAGTCAAATACGCGGTAGGTGACATTGGAATTCTGCTGAATCTCCGCGATGACAATGCCCTGACAGATGGCGTGGATGGTGCCGGATTCGATAAAGAAGGTATCGCCGGGATGCACCGGCGCGGCGTTCAGTACTTCGGTGAGGGTGCCGTTTGCAATGCGGGCGCGGAATTCCTCTTTGGAAATGGCGCTTTTAAAGCCGTGGTACAGAAAGGCGCCTGGCTCGCAGTCCACAATATACCACATTTCCGTTTTGCCGAACTGGCGCTCGTTCTGCAGTGCGTAGGTATTGTCCGGATGCACTTGAATTGACAGATCCTTGTGTGCGTCAATCAGCTTGATAAGCACCGGAAAGTCCTGAAAGCGGGCACAGTTGGTGCCTGCGGCGGCGGGATTGAGCTGTAAGTAGGCTGCCAGTGTTTTTCCTGCAAACGGCCCTGCGGCAACGGTGCTGGGGCCATCCGGATGGCACGAAAGCTCCCATGTTTCAGCGAGCACATCGCCGTTAAAGGTTTTGTGGAAATCCTGTTTTAAGCGCTGCCCACCCCAGAGGTAGGACTTGCACGCCGGTGTCAGTTTGATGATAGCCATGGTTATTTCCCGCTTTCCGTAAATTCTTTGATTTTCTGTGAAACCGCGTGGCTGTAGGTGTCACAGGCATCCGCGGCTTTTTGCTCCGTTTTGGCGACTGCCGCACAGTAGACCTTCAGTTTTGGTTCGGTGCCGGAAGGGCGCACGGTTAGACAGGTGTCGTCGTCCAGAAGGTACTGCAGGACGTCGCTGCTCGGCAGCGAGGGGAACTGCGCCGGTTTGCCCGGCGCGTGCAGGTAGTCCCGCACTTGCGCCACGCGGTGACCGCACAGCGTCTGCGGCGGATTTTTTCGCAGAGAGGTCATAAAGCCCTGCATTAGGTAAAAGCCGGATTCCCCCTCGAACGCAAAGGAATCCAGGCGGTTCCGGTAGCAGCCATACTGTCGGTACAGCGCCTGCATGGCATCGTATAGGGAAAGCCCCTGCGCATGATAAGCGGCGGCCATGTCGCACAGCAGCAGGCAGGCGTTGACCGCGTCTTTATCGCGGACGTGACTGCCGGAAAGGTAGCCGTAGCTTTCCTCAAAACCGAAAATGTAGCGGTCGGTCTCACCGGCCTTTTCGAGCAGACCAATCTGTTCGCCGATGAATTTAAAGCCGGTCAGCACATTGCGCAGTTCCACACTGTAATGTGCGGCCACTTTCGCCGCCATTTCCGTTGTGACAATGGTTTTGACCGCAACCGGCTTTTCGGGCATGGTGCCGAGCGCCTGCCTGCGGCGGCAGACGTAGTCCAGCAGCAGCACGCCGACTTCGTTGCCGCTGAGCAGTTTGTAGTCCTTTCCGGTTTTTACGGCGATACCCATGCGGTCGCAGTCCGGGTCGGTGGCCAGCAGCAGCTCCGCACCGATTTTCCGGCACAGCGTCAATCCTTC encodes:
- a CDS encoding type I phosphomannose isomerase catalytic subunit, whose translation is MAIIKLTPACKSYLWGGQRLKQDFHKTFNGDVLAETWELSCHPDGPSTVAAGPFAGKTLAAYLQLNPAAAGTNCARFQDFPVLIKLIDAHKDLSIQVHPDNTYALQNERQFGKTEMWYIVDCEPGAFLYHGFKSAISKEEFRARIANGTLTEVLNAAPVHPGDTFFIESGTIHAICQGIVIAEIQQNSNVTYRVFDYNRVGTDGKPRQLHVQKALDVTRTEPARTDYNFGGHLGCCDSFVTDVLQLTGGETAGQTDGSTFHSLLAVKGSGSVTCGNETVPFVQGESLFLPADSGSYRISGTGTLLRTTVPPENTCLPTGGVTGKGVF
- a CDS encoding phospho-sugar mutase, whose amino-acid sequence is MGLHTEALYAQWLRCADEDPDLTAELRAVKDRPEEIADRFYRELAFGTGGLRGVIGAGTNRMNLYTVRRATRGIARWLSDRPNPSAAISYDSRIKSRRFAEETARTFAACGITAYLYPQLMPTPALSYAVRALHCSVGVMITASHNPAKYNGYKVYGPDGCQITTRAAEEITTCIDAAGYFDPLPNVPGGSVQKIPAAVAEAFYCAVLAQRLEKAAPAQLKIVYTPLNGTGLVPVTTVLRRAGFTDITVVPSQEKPDGSFPTCPFPNPEIPEALAEGLTLCRKIGAELLLATDPDCDRMGIAVKTGKDYKLLSGNEVGVLLLDYVCRRRQALGTMPEKPVAVKTIVTTEMAAKVAAHYSVELRNVLTGFKFIGEQIGLLEKAGETDRYIFGFEESYGYLSGSHVRDKDAVNACLLLCDMAAAYHAQGLSLYDAMQALYRQYGCYRNRLDSFAFEGESGFYLMQGFMTSLRKNPPQTLCGHRVAQVRDYLHAPGKPAQFPSLPSSDVLQYLLDDDTCLTVRPSGTEPKLKVYCAAVAKTEQKAADACDTYSHAVSQKIKEFTESGK